The DNA segment TTTTTTGCAATAATATTAAATAATCTACGTTTTCAACAATAAACAAATCAGGATGAAAAAGCACTTATTATTATTAAGTTTAATGCTATTAGCTTTGACCTTTTTAAGCTGTACGACCACACGCATAGCCGTATTAACTCCCGTAAAAGACGAAAAGCCTGAATTATTTTTCACACAACACCCTGATAAACCCTATATTGAACTGGCCTACATCCAGTCGGATGGTACAATATTCACAACTCCGCAGCAACTTCTCAACGGTTTAAGGAAAAAAGCCGTTAAATTAAATGCTGATGCCATTATCCATATCAAATATGATTTTCAGGCATGGTATCCATTGGCTTCGGGCATTGCCATCAAATACAAATAATCCTGAACTCTCCTGATTTTACCTCCGGAAAAAAAATTAAAATTTTTTGTTCATAAAATACAGAACTAAAAAAACCGTTTATATTTGCACTCGAAATGAATCGCTGGTATCATGACATTAGACATTAAAAAACGTGAACTGATTGAAAAAATAGGCGTTTTTCATGAGAAATTCGGCTTTCAACCCGTAGCAGCCCGGATTTACGGATTATTGCTCGTATCGGATCAACCGGAACTCACTTTTGATGAAATCAAAGATGAGCTTATGGTTAGTAAAAGTGCTGTCAGCAATGCACTTAACCTGCTCATGAGCATGAAACAGGTGGATTACATCACCAAACCAGGCGACCGAAAACGATATTTTAAAACCAATCTGACCAACTGGAAAGTATTTATGACCGACCTGCTTCAGTTTGCAAAAAGTTATGGTAATCTTTTTAAAGAAATTTTACAAGTCAGAAATGGACATGACCCCGATTTCAACAAGACGATTGACGATCTGGTCAGCTTCATTGATTTTATCATCAACAGCTATCCTGAATTGCTGAAAAACTGGGAAAAAACAAGAATCTGATAATCTAATCTGATGACAACCAATAAAAATCATAGAAAAATTTTTCTTATTTTGGTTCTTTTAATCCTGAACTTTCTATTTATTACTAAATATGAACAAACTAAATAAGATTTTAACTGAGAGATTTTCAAATCTTATCCTGAGATTCAGGTATTGGATTATTGTGATAGTCGTTTTGCTCACCCTGTTCTTTTCTTTCTTTATTGGCAAGCTGACCATCAATCCGGATGTTTTCAGCAACCTGCCAAAAGATGACCGGGTAGCAGCGCTGTTTAACAAAATCGGGAAGGAATACGGAGGAAATGCCCAGTGTATTGTAGCTATAGAGTCAGAAAACATCTTCAGCAAAGCAACACTTGAGCATATCCGTCAAATAACGGACAGCCTGAAAATGACAGAAGGGGTTAGTTTTGTTACCAGCCTGACCAATATCATCGACATCAGGGGAAGTGAATGGGGCATAGAAGTTACCCAACTGATAGATGAATATGATATTCCTGAAGATCAGGCAAAACTGGATTCATTGAAACGCTATGTGCTGAGCAAGGAATTTTACAAAGGTGCCCTGATTTCTGAAGACGGGAAAATGACCGTCATTGCCGCCAGAATATCCGGAAATGCAAAAGAAACAGAGGTTTCGAAGCAAATTAAAACCAGGGTGATGTCGCTTGGATTACCGGAAAAAATTTATTTCGGAGGACAGCCTTTTATCGTTTCAGCTTTTGCAGATGTAATATCGAAAGACATACTGATATTAGGGCCATTGGCAGTCATCACCATTGTTCTCATCTTGCTGCTTTCCCTTCGCTCCTTTTACGGTTTTTTTCTCCCTGTTTTAAATGTAATGATCGGGGCATTATGGACTTTTGGCTTCATGGCCTTGCTGAATATTCCCCTTAGCATTATCACTTCAGTGATTCCCATTTTGCTGGTCGCTGTCGGAAGTGCCTATAC comes from the Sphingobacteriales bacterium genome and includes:
- a CDS encoding MarR family transcriptional regulator, with translation MTLDIKKRELIEKIGVFHEKFGFQPVAARIYGLLLVSDQPELTFDEIKDELMVSKSAVSNALNLLMSMKQVDYITKPGDRKRYFKTNLTNWKVFMTDLLQFAKSYGNLFKEILQVRNGHDPDFNKTIDDLVSFIDFIINSYPELLKNWEKTRI
- a CDS encoding MMPL family transporter, which produces MNKLNKILTERFSNLILRFRYWIIVIVVLLTLFFSFFIGKLTINPDVFSNLPKDDRVAALFNKIGKEYGGNAQCIVAIESENIFSKATLEHIRQITDSLKMTEGVSFVTSLTNIIDIRGSEWGIEVTQLIDEYDIPEDQAKLDSLKRYVLSKEFYKGALISEDGKMTVIAARISGNAKETEVSKQIKTRVMSLGLPEKIYFGGQPFIVSAFADVISKDILILGPLAVITIVLILLLSLRSFYGFFLPVLNVMIGALWTFGFMALLNIPLSIITSVIPILLVAVGSAYTIHLINRFRETMTDNYQDSLGKALSFIAVPVFYTAITDIFGFLSFAFGSYLDMINKFGLFTSFGIACALILSLTFTPAVMSVLPSRRLGKKAAQLQNSTIDKFLRKISLIGFKKPGMVIITWLVFAVVSLTGVFSIERNVDL